A single genomic interval of Electrophorus electricus isolate fEleEle1 chromosome 4, fEleEle1.pri, whole genome shotgun sequence harbors:
- the slc66a2 gene encoding solute carrier family 66 member 2 isoform X2 encodes MEDEVFDQVVYVFNHLVSWIAALAIIFGGVVPYIPQYRDIRRTQNAEGFSTYVCLVLLVANILRILFRFGRFFENALLWQSIVMIVTMLIMLNSCTSVRVAAELSTKRRSFTDFDWNYFWLWSRFVDYLQCVLVFTLVAAYVTYLLLDSALFVEMLGFLAVFTEAMLGTPQLYCNYQNKSTEGMSIKMVLMWTSGDTFKTGYFMVTQAPMQFWICGLLQVCVDIAILSQVYYYSRYPQKPASHTTHTTSAKAL; translated from the exons ATGGAAGATGAGGTCTTTGATCAGGTTGTATATGTTTTCAATCATCTGGTCTCGTGGATTGCTGCTCTTGCTATTATATTTGGCGGTGTGGTCCCATACATCCCCCAATATAGAGATATACGACGGACACAAAATGCTGAGGGATTCTCCACCTATGTTTGTCTTGTATTGCTTGTTGCGAACATTTTAAGAATACTTTTCAG GTTTGGGCGTTTCTTTGAGAATGCACTGCTGTGGCAGAGCATCGTAATGATAGTCACCATGCTGATCATGCTCAACTCGTGCACAAGTGTCCGCGTGGCTGCTGAACTCAGCACCAAGCGTCGCTCATTCACAG ATTTTGATTGGAACTACTTCTGGCTGTGGAGTCGTTTTGTGGACtacctgcagtgtgtgttggtgttcaCACTTGTGGCAGCGTATGTGACATACCTGCTGCTGGACTCTGCACTCTTTGTGGAGATGCTGGGCTTCTTGGCTGTGTTCACAGAGGCCATGCTGGGCACTCCACAACTCTACTGCAACTACCAGAACAAATCTACTGAGGGCATGAG cATCAAAATGGTGTTGATGTGGACAAGTGGAGACACCTTTAAAACAGGTTATTTCATGGTAACTCAGGCTCCTATGCAGTTCTGGATCTGTGGCTtgttgcaggtgtgtgtggacatCGCCATCCTCTCCCAGGTGTACTACTACAGCCGATACCCACAGAAACCTgcttcacacaccacacacaccacaagcgcTAAGGCACTGTAA
- the slc66a2 gene encoding solute carrier family 66 member 2 isoform X1 has translation MEDEVFDQVVYVFNHLVSWIAALAIIFGGVVPYIPQYRDIRRTQNAEGFSTYVCLVLLVANILRILFRFGRFFENALLWQSIVMIVTMLIMLNSCTSVRVAAELSTKRRSFTATDSKDEEIRVPKKLFLDFDWNYFWLWSRFVDYLQCVLVFTLVAAYVTYLLLDSALFVEMLGFLAVFTEAMLGTPQLYCNYQNKSTEGMSIKMVLMWTSGDTFKTGYFMVTQAPMQFWICGLLQVCVDIAILSQVYYYSRYPQKPASHTTHTTSAKAL, from the exons ATGGAAGATGAGGTCTTTGATCAGGTTGTATATGTTTTCAATCATCTGGTCTCGTGGATTGCTGCTCTTGCTATTATATTTGGCGGTGTGGTCCCATACATCCCCCAATATAGAGATATACGACGGACACAAAATGCTGAGGGATTCTCCACCTATGTTTGTCTTGTATTGCTTGTTGCGAACATTTTAAGAATACTTTTCAG GTTTGGGCGTTTCTTTGAGAATGCACTGCTGTGGCAGAGCATCGTAATGATAGTCACCATGCTGATCATGCTCAACTCGTGCACAAGTGTCCGCGTGGCTGCTGAACTCAGCACCAAGCGTCGCTCATTCACAG CAACAGACAGTAAGGACGAGGAAATCAGAGTTCCTAAGAAGCTCTTTCTGG ATTTTGATTGGAACTACTTCTGGCTGTGGAGTCGTTTTGTGGACtacctgcagtgtgtgttggtgttcaCACTTGTGGCAGCGTATGTGACATACCTGCTGCTGGACTCTGCACTCTTTGTGGAGATGCTGGGCTTCTTGGCTGTGTTCACAGAGGCCATGCTGGGCACTCCACAACTCTACTGCAACTACCAGAACAAATCTACTGAGGGCATGAG cATCAAAATGGTGTTGATGTGGACAAGTGGAGACACCTTTAAAACAGGTTATTTCATGGTAACTCAGGCTCCTATGCAGTTCTGGATCTGTGGCTtgttgcaggtgtgtgtggacatCGCCATCCTCTCCCAGGTGTACTACTACAGCCGATACCCACAGAAACCTgcttcacacaccacacacaccacaagcgcTAAGGCACTGTAA
- the kcng2 gene encoding potassium voltage-gated channel subfamily G member 2, with amino-acid sequence MYQEVAFLAGNTEHQFTTFNFNPLENPLEISTKKGIFYKRAQHLLRPFCQDEEIQCQTAFTDETLSTDNTAIINVGGIRYRIPWSTLEEFPLTRLGKLHNCSSAEEILDLCDDYDARCNEFFFDRSPSAFRSIVTFMAAGKLRLLREMCALSFQEELLYWGVEEASLEWCCLRKLRYRQEEQREHMRQEEEDTELVLPQSCEEARGARAQQEGLLAGCMRQLRDMVENPHSGLPGKIFAFLSVVFVVITAVTLCTSTMPDLREEEERGECSQRCYNIFVLETVCVGWFSFEFLLRFIQTQDKCIFLRTPLNIIDIVAILPYYITLIVDSVSVSNRPTASGNNLEKVGLVLRVLRALRIFYVMRLARHSLGLQTLGLTIRRCTREFGLVLLFLCVAMALFSPLVFLAESEMGAKQEFTSIPGSYWWAVISMTTVGYGDMVPRSIPGQVVALSGILSGILLMAFPVTSIFHTFSRSYLELKEEESRAKSQNSEDSQDTDSSLHGITEHTVVASALHHRSVTMAIPVAPEVRQSPNNH; translated from the exons ATGTACCAGGAGGTGGCCTTCCTTGCAGGCAACACTGAACATCAGTTTACCACCTTTAACTTCAACCCTTTAGAAAATCCTTTGGAAATTAGCACCAAAAAGGGCATCTTCTACAAACGTGCCCAACATCTTCTGAGGCCTTTCTGTCAAGATGAAGAAATTCAATGTCAAACAGCTTTTACAGATGAAACTCTCTCAACTGACAATACCGCCATTATTAATGTCGGTGGTATCCGTTACCGAATCCCATGGTCAACACTTGAGGAGTTCCCGCTGACACGGCTGGGGAAGCTGcacaactgcagcagtgcagaaGAAATCCTAGATTTGTGTGATGACTATGATGCAAGATGTAATGAGTTCTTTTTTGACCGCAGCCCAAGTGCTTTCCGTTCCATTGTGACATTCATGGCTGCTGGTAAGCTCCGACTTCTGCGGGAGATGTGTGCTTTGTCATTCCAGGAAGAGCTGTTGTACTGGGGTGTGGAGGAGGCCAGCCTGGAGTGGTGCTGCCTGAGAAAGCTGCGGTACAGACAGGAGGAGCAACGCGAGCACATGcgacaggaggaggaagacacTGAGCTGGTGTTACCCCAATCCTGTGAGGAGGCACGGGGAGCCAGGGCCCAGCAAGAGGGTTTGCTGGCTGGATGCATGCGCCAGCTAAGGGACATGGTGGAGAACCCGCACTCAGGTCTGCCAGGGAAGATCTTTGCCTTCTTGTCAGTGGTGTTTGTAGTCATCACTGCGGTTACTTTGTGTACTAGTACCATGCCAGACctaagagaagaggaagaaagg GGTGAGTGCTCCCAGAGATGCTACAATATCTTTGTCCTGGAGACGGTCTGTGTGGGATGGTTTTCCTTCGAATTCCTGCTGCGCTTCATCCAAACACAGGACAAATGTATATTCCTGCGCACACCACTCAACATCATTGACATAGTGGCCATCCTACCCTACTACATCACTCTGATTGTGGACTCTGTGTCAGTGAGCAACCGACCTACTGCCTCAGGAAACAATTTGGAGAAGGTGGGCTTGGTGCTGCGTGTCCTGCGAGCTCTGCGGATTTTCTATGTGATGCGATTAGCGCGTCATTCTCTAGGTCTGCAGACGCTGGGGCTGACCATACGCCGTTGCACGCGTGAGTTTGGCCTGGTACTGCTCTTCCTATGTGTTGCCATGGCACTGTTCTCTCCTCTAGTCTTCTTGGCTGAGAGCGAGATGGGTGCCAAGCAGGAGTTTACCAGCATCCCTGGCAGCTACTGGTGGGCTGTCATCTCTATGACGACAGTTGGATATGGTGACATGGTGCCTCGCAGTATTCCAGGACAGGTGGTGGCACTGAGTGGCATCCTGAGTGGAATTCTACTCATGGCATTTCCAGTCACATCCATATTCCACACATTTTCCCGCTCCTACCTGGAGCTGAAGGAAGAGGAAAGTCGTGCCAAGTCCCAAAACAGCGAGGACTCGCAGGATACAGACAGCTCCCTCCATGGaatcactgaacacactgtaGTTGCCAGCGCACTCCATCACAGATCTGTAACTATGGCAATTCCAGTGGCTCCAGAGGTTAGGCAGTCACCTAATAATCactaa